One genomic window of Providencia hangzhouensis includes the following:
- the pyrE gene encoding orotate phosphoribosyltransferase gives MKAYQRDFIELAMKKQVLKFGEFTLKSGRKSPYFFNAGLFNTGRDLALVGRFYAQALQDSAIECDVIFGPAYKGIPIATTTAVALSEHHDIDMPYCFNRKEAKDHGEGGVLVGSPLKGRVVVVDDVITAGTAIRESMEIIKQQQATLNGVLLCLDRQEKGKGDISAVQEVERDYGCKVYSIITMSDLITYLSEQEGMQEHLAAMKAYREQYGIE, from the coding sequence ATGAAAGCCTATCAGCGCGATTTTATTGAACTTGCCATGAAAAAACAGGTACTTAAATTTGGTGAGTTTACGCTGAAATCAGGTCGTAAAAGCCCTTATTTTTTCAATGCGGGGTTATTTAATACAGGGCGTGATCTGGCACTTGTCGGTCGTTTTTATGCACAAGCATTACAAGATAGTGCAATTGAGTGTGATGTCATCTTTGGCCCTGCGTATAAAGGGATCCCTATCGCAACGACGACGGCGGTAGCACTTTCTGAACACCATGACATCGATATGCCATATTGCTTCAATCGCAAAGAAGCTAAAGACCATGGGGAAGGTGGCGTGTTAGTTGGGAGTCCTTTGAAAGGGCGTGTTGTGGTAGTTGATGATGTCATTACTGCAGGAACGGCAATTCGTGAGTCAATGGAAATTATTAAACAACAACAAGCGACGTTGAATGGTGTTTTGCTATGCCTTGATCGCCAAGAAAAAGGCAAAGGTGACATTTCAGCAGTGCAAGAGGTTGAGCGTGATTATGGCTGTAAAGTTTACTCAATTATTACCATGAGCGATTTAATCACTTACCTCTCTGAACAGGAAGGTATGCAGGAACATTTAGCGGCTATGAAGGCTTACCGCGAACAATACGGAATCGAGTAA